Proteins encoded together in one Kogia breviceps isolate mKogBre1 unplaced genomic scaffold, mKogBre1 haplotype 1 scaffold_493, whole genome shotgun sequence window:
- the LOC131749771 gene encoding vesicle-associated membrane protein 5, whose amino-acid sequence MAGKELERCQRQADEVTEIMLNNFDKVLERDGKLAELEQRSDQLLDMSSAFSKTTKTLAQKKRWENVRCRIYLGLVVGGGLLILLIVLLAMFLPQSSKGSSAPQAHDAGVASGPGE is encoded by the exons GCAGGGAAAGAGTTGGAGCGGTGCCAGCGGCAGGCGGATGAGGTGACAGAAATCATGCTCAACAACTTCGACAAGGTCCTGGAGCGCGACGGGAAGCTGGCGGAGCTGGAACAGCGTTCAGACCAACTCCTGGACATG AGCTCCGCCTTCAGCAAGACAACCAAGACTCTGGCCCAGAAGAAGCGCTGGGAGAATGTCCGTTGCCGGATCTACTTGGGGCTGGTAGTAGGCGGTGGTCTGCTCATCCTCCTGATTGTGTTGCTGGCCATGTTTCTCCCACAAAGCAGCAAGGGCAGCAGTGCCCCACAGGCCCATGATGCAGGCGTTGCCTCAGGGCCTGGGGAATGA